In a genomic window of Chrysemys picta bellii isolate R12L10 chromosome 1, ASM1138683v2, whole genome shotgun sequence:
- the SPART gene encoding spartin isoform X7, which produces MEQEPDPAVLEDANIKAIQEEFKKAFIFVNKGLNTDELGQKEEARNYYKQGLDHLLRGVSIPSQGPECTGSQWDSARQMQQKMQETLQNVRTRLNILEQNTPAMQTNATTMNVPLGVPKLYPVIPTNEKPERPPAPYSLIPPSGPPAANENVATTSKGQLPAMSPSSPKAHSLTHEAPPVYTPQATDGHYTVSYGTDSGEFSSVGEDYYTKCTQPPPLESLGVDADELILIPQGVQIFFVSPDGQVSAPSYPGYLRIVKFLDTDGAMAQNRPPAFLQVCDWLYPLMCNHSPVLCCNTGVYMFPDLMSQVPGSHVGVVLSSELPAADRELFEDLLKQMSDLRVQVPRSHEGVGLSSELAAADREHYEDMLKQMSDLRVQPLEASSDVINLAQTVRIQPEPEGGEGERELPEWSEKVAHGILSGASWLSWGLVKGAEYTGKAIHKGASKLREHIQPEEKPLEVNPTVAKGLHVAKQATGGAVKVSRFLVEGVCSIASSIGKELAPHVKKHGSKLVPESLKKDKDGKSTFDGAMVVAASGVQGFSTVWQGLESAAKCIATSVSTETVQTVQHKYKNRKHGDQLSTATKSDKQ; this is translated from the exons ATGGAACAAGAACCGGATCCTGCTGTTCTAGAAGATGCAAACATTAAAGCTATTCAAGAAGAGTTCAAGAAAGCCTTTATCTTTGTCAATAAAGGACTGAATACAGATGAATTGGGTCAAAAGGAAGAAGCAAGGAACTACTATAAGCAAGGACTTGACCACTTGCTTAGGGGAGTTAGCATTCCATCACAAGGTCCTGAATGTACAGGATCCCAGTGGGACTCTGCCAGACAAATGCAGCAAAAGATGCAAGAGACTTTACAAAATGTTAGAACTCGACTGAATATTCTAGAACAAAATACCCCTGCTATGCAAACTAATGCCACCACAATGAATGTGCCTCTAGGGGTGCCCAAGTTATACCCAGTGATTCCCACTAATGAAAAGCCAGAAAGGCCCCCTGCACCGTATTCTCTGATTCCACCATCTGGGCCTCCTGCAGCAAACGAAAATGTTGCAACTACAAGCAAAGGGCAACTTCCAGCTATGAGTCCTTCATCTCCAAAAGCTCACTCTCTAACACATGAAGCTCCTCCTGTGTATACTCCTCAAGCTACTGATGGACACTATACTGTATCTTATGGTACAGACTCTGGGGAGTTCTCATCAGTTGGAGAGGACTACTACACAAAATGTACTCAGCCACCTCCCCTTGAAAGTCTAGGAGTAGATGCAGATGAATTGATCCTGATTCCCCAAGGAGTACAGATATTCTTTGTGAGTCCTGATGGGCAGGTTAGTGCTCCTTCGTATCCTGGATACCTGCGCATTGTGAAGTTCTTGGACACTGATGGTGCAATGGCCCAGAATCGTCCCCCTGCGTTTCTTCAG GTTTGTGATTGGCTGTATCCCCTTATGTGCAACCATTCTCCTGTTCTGTGCTGTAATACTGGAGTCTACATGTTCCCAGATCTGATGTCGCAGGTACCAGGATCCCACGTGGGAGTAGTGCTGTCTTCAGAACTCCCAGCAGCTGACAGAGAGCTTTTTGAAGATCTGTTAAAACAGATGTCTGACCTCAGAGTCCAG GTGCCAAGATCCCATGAGGGAGTAGGATTATCTTCAGAACTTGCAGCAGCTGACAGAGAACATTATGAGGATATGTTAAAACAGATGTCTGACCTCAGAGTCCAG CCTTTGGAAGCATCAAGTGATGTGATTAACCTGGCCCAGACTGTACGCATCCAACCAGAGCctgaaggaggagagggagaaagagagttACCTGAGTGGAGTGAGAAAGTAGCCCATGGAATCTTGTCAG GAGCATCTTGGTTGAGTTGGGGTTTGGTCAAGGGAGCAGAATATACTGGCAAAGCAATCCACAAAGGAGCTTCCAAATTGCGAGAACACATTCAACCAGAAGAAAAACCTTTGGAAGTCAATCCAACTGTAGCCAAGGGGCTTCATGTAGCAAAACAAGCTACTGGAGGAGCTGTAAAAGTCAGCCGGTTTTTGG TTGAAGGGGTATGTTCAATAGCAAGCAGTATTGGAAAAGAGTTAGCCCCACATGTGAAGAAGCATGGGAGCAAACTTGTTCCTGAGTCGCTTAAGAAAGACAAAGATGGAAAGTCCACTTTTGATGGTGCCATGGTTGTAGCAGCAAGTGGAGTTCAAG GGTTTTCAACAGTATGGCAAGGTTTGGAAAGTGCAGCAAAATGCATTGCTACTAGTGTTTCAACCGAGACTGTTCAGACTGTCCAGCACAA